In Spodoptera frugiperda isolate SF20-4 chromosome 28, AGI-APGP_CSIRO_Sfru_2.0, whole genome shotgun sequence, one genomic interval encodes:
- the LOC118282112 gene encoding protein sly1 homolog isoform X2, with protein MLNLNQPLTKSVACEPTWKVLIYDRVGQDVISPLISVKELRELGVTLHVQLHSDRDPIPEVPAVYFCAPTEENLGRICQDLDNGVYDQYHLNFISPITRQKLEDLAASAIQSNSAVNIHKVYDQYLNFICLEDDLFIMKHQQSDSLSYYAINRGDTKDTEMEAIMDNIVESLFSVFVTLGNVPIIRSSKGNAAEMVAKKLDKKLRENLWDARNNLFHGNTGQTGSFSFTRPMLILLDRNIDMATPLHHTWTYQALAHDVLDLSLNRAVVPENQTPTVQDQKSKTRVCDLDSKDPLWSEHKGSPFPTVAEAIQEDLDKYRSSEAEVKKLKSSMGLDGESDLALSMVSDNTQRLTSAVNSLPQLMEKKRLIDMHTTIATAILNSIKSRRLDSFFELEEKIMSKSSGIESKAVMDLISDPSAGTPEDKMRLFIIYYLCTSQIPEDEYKRFEAALQAAECDIKPMAYMRRWKGFTKMSSQYEGGGTKTVSMFSKLVSQGSSFVMEGVKNLVVKKHKLPVSRTVEAALSGGGSGEGAGELLWLDPRAARTDAAARARSAKHSPPTDAVVFLVGGGNYIEYHNLIDFTKQQATSGTSRKIIYGATTLPNASQFLKQLSLLGEEIQ; from the exons ATGTTGAATTTGAATCAGCCTTTGACTAAGAGCGTGGCATGTGAACCTACGTGGAAAGTGTTGATCTACGACAGAGTGGGCCAAGACGTGATATCTCCATTGATATCTGTCAAGGAACTTAGAGAGCTCGGCGTGACTCTGCATGT ACAACTCCACTCAGACCGTGACCCAATACCGGAGGTTCCCGCAGTATACTTCTGTGCACCAACGGAAGAGAACCTCGGTCGTATATGCCAGGACTTGGACAATGGCGTCTACGACCAATACCATTTGAACTTTATCTCACCAATAACAAGGCAGAAACTCGAAGATCTGGCAGCTTCAGCGATTCAGTCAAATTCCGCAGTAAATATTCATAAGGTGTATGATCAGTACCTGAACTTCATTTGTCTGGAAGATGATctttttataatgaaacatCAGCAGTCTGATTCTTTATCTTACTATG CCATTAATAGAGGTGATACCAAGGACACAGAAATGGAAGCTATCATGGATAATATAGTTGAAAGTCTATTCTCAGTATTTGTGACATTAG gtaatGTTCCTATAATTCGAAGTAGCAAAGGTAACGCCGCGGAAATGGTTGCGAAAAAGCTCGATAAGAAACTGCGAGAAAATCTATGGGATGCAAGAAATAATTTGTTCCATGGCAACACTGGTCAAACTGGTTCCTTCAGTTTCACACGACCGATGTTGATATTATTGGATAGGAACATTGATATGGCAACACCTTTACATCACACTTGGACTTACCAGGCTTTGGCGCATGATGTGTTGGATCTTTCTTtgaatag AGCAGTGGTACCTGAAAACCAAACGCCGACGGTGCAGGATCAGAAATCGAAGACGCGAGTCTGTGACCTCGACTCCAAAGATCCGTTATGGTCTGAACATAAAGGCAGCCCGTTCCCCACCGTTGCTGAAGCTATACAAGAAGATCTTgataaatatag gaGTTCAGAGGCTGAAGTGAAGAAATTAAAGTCGTCGATGGGCCTGGACGGTGAAAGCGATTTAGCTCTAAGCATGGTCAGCGACAACACGCAGCGACTGACGAGCGCCGTCAACTCTTTGCCACAACTCATGGAGAAGAAACGACTTATTGATATGCACACCACTATCGCTACTG ccATCCTAAACTCAATAAAATCAAGGCGACTAGATTCCTTTTTTgaattagaagaaaaaataatgagtAAGAGCAGCGGTATTGAAAGTAAAGCGGTTATGGACCTTATATCGGACCCCAGCGCGGGGACGCCGGAGGATAAGATGCGattgttcattatttattatctgtgcaCATCACAAATACCTGAGGACGAGTACAAGAGGTTCGAGGCAGCGCTACAAGCCGCGGAGTGTGACATCAAACCAATGGCTTACATGAGGCGATGGAA AGGTTTCACGAAGATGTCTAGTCAATACGAAGGTGGTGGCACCAAGACTGTTTCCATGTTCTCCAAACTCGTGTCCCAAGGATCTTCGTTTGTGATGGAAGGAGTCAAAAACTTGGTCGTGAAGAAACAC AAACTGCCAGTAAGCCGCACGGTGGAGGCGGCCCTGAGTGGCGGCGGCAGTGGCGAGGGTGCCGGCGAGTTGCTGTGGCTGGACCCGCGCGCCGCGCGCACGGACGCGGCCGCCCGGGCGCGCTCCGCCAAGCACTCGCCGCCCACCGACGCCGTCGTCTTCCTCGTAGGCGGCGGTAACTACATCGAGTATCACAACCTTATCGATTTTACTAAG caaCAAGCAACGAGCGGGACTTCCAGGAAAATCATCTACGGTGCGACTACCCTCCCGAACGCCTCGCAATTCCTAAAACAGCTGTCACTTCTCGGCGAGGAGATACAGTAG
- the LOC118282112 gene encoding protein sly1 homolog isoform X1: MSTLRERQLNALKQMLNLNQPLTKSVACEPTWKVLIYDRVGQDVISPLISVKELRELGVTLHVQLHSDRDPIPEVPAVYFCAPTEENLGRICQDLDNGVYDQYHLNFISPITRQKLEDLAASAIQSNSAVNIHKVYDQYLNFICLEDDLFIMKHQQSDSLSYYAINRGDTKDTEMEAIMDNIVESLFSVFVTLGNVPIIRSSKGNAAEMVAKKLDKKLRENLWDARNNLFHGNTGQTGSFSFTRPMLILLDRNIDMATPLHHTWTYQALAHDVLDLSLNRAVVPENQTPTVQDQKSKTRVCDLDSKDPLWSEHKGSPFPTVAEAIQEDLDKYRSSEAEVKKLKSSMGLDGESDLALSMVSDNTQRLTSAVNSLPQLMEKKRLIDMHTTIATAILNSIKSRRLDSFFELEEKIMSKSSGIESKAVMDLISDPSAGTPEDKMRLFIIYYLCTSQIPEDEYKRFEAALQAAECDIKPMAYMRRWKGFTKMSSQYEGGGTKTVSMFSKLVSQGSSFVMEGVKNLVVKKHKLPVSRTVEAALSGGGSGEGAGELLWLDPRAARTDAAARARSAKHSPPTDAVVFLVGGGNYIEYHNLIDFTKQQATSGTSRKIIYGATTLPNASQFLKQLSLLGEEIQ, encoded by the exons ATGAGTACTTTACGAGAGCGACAACTGA ATGCTTTGAAGCAAATGTTGAATTTGAATCAGCCTTTGACTAAGAGCGTGGCATGTGAACCTACGTGGAAAGTGTTGATCTACGACAGAGTGGGCCAAGACGTGATATCTCCATTGATATCTGTCAAGGAACTTAGAGAGCTCGGCGTGACTCTGCATGT ACAACTCCACTCAGACCGTGACCCAATACCGGAGGTTCCCGCAGTATACTTCTGTGCACCAACGGAAGAGAACCTCGGTCGTATATGCCAGGACTTGGACAATGGCGTCTACGACCAATACCATTTGAACTTTATCTCACCAATAACAAGGCAGAAACTCGAAGATCTGGCAGCTTCAGCGATTCAGTCAAATTCCGCAGTAAATATTCATAAGGTGTATGATCAGTACCTGAACTTCATTTGTCTGGAAGATGATctttttataatgaaacatCAGCAGTCTGATTCTTTATCTTACTATG CCATTAATAGAGGTGATACCAAGGACACAGAAATGGAAGCTATCATGGATAATATAGTTGAAAGTCTATTCTCAGTATTTGTGACATTAG gtaatGTTCCTATAATTCGAAGTAGCAAAGGTAACGCCGCGGAAATGGTTGCGAAAAAGCTCGATAAGAAACTGCGAGAAAATCTATGGGATGCAAGAAATAATTTGTTCCATGGCAACACTGGTCAAACTGGTTCCTTCAGTTTCACACGACCGATGTTGATATTATTGGATAGGAACATTGATATGGCAACACCTTTACATCACACTTGGACTTACCAGGCTTTGGCGCATGATGTGTTGGATCTTTCTTtgaatag AGCAGTGGTACCTGAAAACCAAACGCCGACGGTGCAGGATCAGAAATCGAAGACGCGAGTCTGTGACCTCGACTCCAAAGATCCGTTATGGTCTGAACATAAAGGCAGCCCGTTCCCCACCGTTGCTGAAGCTATACAAGAAGATCTTgataaatatag gaGTTCAGAGGCTGAAGTGAAGAAATTAAAGTCGTCGATGGGCCTGGACGGTGAAAGCGATTTAGCTCTAAGCATGGTCAGCGACAACACGCAGCGACTGACGAGCGCCGTCAACTCTTTGCCACAACTCATGGAGAAGAAACGACTTATTGATATGCACACCACTATCGCTACTG ccATCCTAAACTCAATAAAATCAAGGCGACTAGATTCCTTTTTTgaattagaagaaaaaataatgagtAAGAGCAGCGGTATTGAAAGTAAAGCGGTTATGGACCTTATATCGGACCCCAGCGCGGGGACGCCGGAGGATAAGATGCGattgttcattatttattatctgtgcaCATCACAAATACCTGAGGACGAGTACAAGAGGTTCGAGGCAGCGCTACAAGCCGCGGAGTGTGACATCAAACCAATGGCTTACATGAGGCGATGGAA AGGTTTCACGAAGATGTCTAGTCAATACGAAGGTGGTGGCACCAAGACTGTTTCCATGTTCTCCAAACTCGTGTCCCAAGGATCTTCGTTTGTGATGGAAGGAGTCAAAAACTTGGTCGTGAAGAAACAC AAACTGCCAGTAAGCCGCACGGTGGAGGCGGCCCTGAGTGGCGGCGGCAGTGGCGAGGGTGCCGGCGAGTTGCTGTGGCTGGACCCGCGCGCCGCGCGCACGGACGCGGCCGCCCGGGCGCGCTCCGCCAAGCACTCGCCGCCCACCGACGCCGTCGTCTTCCTCGTAGGCGGCGGTAACTACATCGAGTATCACAACCTTATCGATTTTACTAAG caaCAAGCAACGAGCGGGACTTCCAGGAAAATCATCTACGGTGCGACTACCCTCCCGAACGCCTCGCAATTCCTAAAACAGCTGTCACTTCTCGGCGAGGAGATACAGTAG